A portion of the Krasilnikovia cinnamomea genome contains these proteins:
- a CDS encoding sugar transferase — protein sequence MTTTDTAADNAASASFAATSSFAETTPPPSATATAAYYGTTERDLGGVAGQAHADRWVWEARYVRYLLIIDVGAALIATLAAFVLRFQGARYANWYLALSVLIPLVWVAILALTRGYERRLLFVGTEEYQRVLRSAGRLTAGSALAAYVTHAGVARGYLLIVLVLTTGGSLLGRFALRRALHRARRRGTCMHRVLALGHADAVARLTRQLHRRHHHGLQLVGACVPEGQLASAAATVPVPVYGALSAAANCAAAAGADTVMVLSCPELDGAMLRRLAWELERDDIDLIVSSSLVDTSGDRVTVRPVDGLPMMHVEHPRLGGGRRLIKSVFDLSLAAVLLLVSAPVFLAVALVVRLDTGGPVFFRQTRVGRGGEPFRMYKFRTMHVDAEQRLDTVRAQNECAGVLFKMRRDPRVTRSGRVLRRWSLDELPQLFNVLLGDMSLVGPRPPLPAEVERYPQDMRRRLMVKPGMTGLWQVSGRSDLSWEDSIRLDLRYVENWSLTVDLVILLRTAIAVRRGAGAY from the coding sequence GTGACTACGACGGATACCGCGGCGGACAACGCCGCGTCAGCTTCATTTGCCGCAACATCGTCATTTGCGGAAACAACACCGCCACCGTCGGCGACGGCGACGGCGGCGTATTACGGCACCACCGAAAGGGATCTCGGTGGGGTCGCCGGGCAGGCGCACGCCGACCGCTGGGTGTGGGAGGCGCGCTACGTCAGATATCTACTGATCATCGACGTCGGCGCGGCACTGATCGCCACCCTGGCCGCGTTCGTGCTGCGCTTCCAGGGCGCCCGCTACGCGAACTGGTACCTCGCGCTGTCCGTACTCATCCCGCTGGTGTGGGTCGCGATCCTCGCGCTGACCCGCGGGTACGAGCGGCGCCTGCTGTTCGTCGGCACCGAGGAGTACCAGCGGGTGCTGCGCTCCGCGGGCCGGCTCACGGCCGGGTCGGCGCTCGCCGCGTACGTGACCCATGCCGGGGTCGCCCGCGGCTACCTGCTCATCGTGCTCGTGCTCACCACGGGCGGCTCGCTGCTGGGCCGGTTCGCGCTGCGCCGGGCGCTGCACCGGGCCCGCCGGCGCGGCACCTGCATGCACCGGGTCCTCGCCCTCGGTCACGCCGACGCGGTGGCGCGGCTGACCCGCCAGCTGCACCGCAGGCACCACCACGGCCTGCAGCTCGTGGGCGCCTGCGTACCCGAGGGCCAGCTGGCCTCGGCGGCCGCGACGGTGCCGGTGCCGGTCTACGGCGCGCTGTCCGCCGCCGCGAACTGCGCCGCGGCGGCCGGGGCGGACACCGTGATGGTGCTGTCCTGCCCGGAGCTCGACGGCGCCATGCTGCGCCGGCTCGCCTGGGAGCTGGAACGCGACGACATCGACCTGATCGTCTCCTCGTCGCTGGTGGACACCTCGGGGGACCGGGTCACCGTGCGCCCGGTGGACGGGCTGCCCATGATGCACGTCGAGCACCCCCGCCTCGGCGGTGGCCGCCGCCTGATCAAGTCGGTGTTCGACCTGTCGCTGGCCGCGGTGCTGCTGCTGGTCTCCGCCCCGGTGTTCCTCGCGGTGGCGCTCGTGGTGAGGCTGGACACCGGTGGCCCGGTGTTCTTCCGGCAGACCCGGGTGGGGCGCGGCGGCGAGCCGTTCCGGATGTACAAGTTCCGGACCATGCACGTCGACGCCGAGCAGCGGCTCGACACCGTACGGGCGCAGAACGAGTGCGCGGGCGTGCTGTTCAAGATGCGCCGGGACCCGCGGGTCACCCGTTCCGGCCGGGTGCTGCGCCGCTGGTCCCTCGACGAGCTGCCCCAGCTGTTCAACGTCCTGCTGGGCGACATGTCGCTGGTCGGGCCGCGCCCGCCGCTGCCCGCGGAGGTCGAGCGGTACCCGCAGGACATGCGCCGGCGGCTGATGGTCAAGCCCGGCATGACCGGGCTGTGGCAGGTGAGCGGCCGCTCGGACCTCTCCTGGGAGGACTCGATCCGGCTCGACCTGCGGTACGTGGAGAACTGGTCGCTCACGGTCGACCTGGTGATCCTGCTGCGCACCGCGATCGCGGTCCGGCGCGGCGCGGGGGCGTACTGA
- a CDS encoding ABC transporter permease produces MTGTFTPAPGRAPMRAVLSRQIRTELLLTARRGEAVVLAMGVPLLVLLGATLTRATNVPAADRPGYVVPGVLALTVLSTAFTGQAITTGYERGYGVLKRLGASPLTRPGLLAAKTTAVWCLVAVQLLVLAVVGVAVGWRPQLGQVLPAVGVTALATAAYCGLALLLASLLRPETVTAAATLIYVLMLAAGGIMFAAPDLGPAGYFLLPVAAHAAALRATLTGGAPVDGWIWASLALWAAGALVAAARWFRWE; encoded by the coding sequence ATGACGGGAACCTTCACACCGGCACCGGGCCGCGCGCCGATGCGCGCCGTCCTGTCCCGCCAGATCCGTACGGAGCTGCTGCTCACCGCCCGCCGGGGCGAGGCCGTCGTGCTGGCGATGGGCGTACCCCTGCTGGTCCTGCTCGGCGCCACCCTGACCCGGGCGACCAATGTGCCCGCCGCCGACCGCCCGGGCTACGTCGTGCCCGGCGTGCTGGCCCTGACGGTGTTGTCGACGGCCTTCACCGGCCAGGCCATCACCACCGGCTACGAGCGCGGCTACGGCGTCCTCAAGCGGCTCGGCGCCTCACCGCTGACCCGGCCCGGCCTGCTGGCCGCGAAGACGACGGCGGTGTGGTGCCTGGTCGCGGTGCAGCTGCTGGTGCTGGCGGTCGTGGGTGTCGCGGTGGGCTGGCGTCCGCAGCTCGGCCAGGTGCTGCCCGCCGTCGGTGTCACGGCCCTGGCCACGGCGGCGTACTGCGGTCTGGCGCTGCTGCTGGCCAGCCTGCTGCGGCCCGAGACGGTGACCGCCGCGGCGACCCTGATCTACGTGCTGATGCTGGCCGCGGGCGGGATCATGTTCGCCGCCCCGGATCTGGGCCCGGCCGGGTACTTCCTGCTGCCCGTGGCCGCGCACGCCGCCGCGCTGCGCGCCACCCTCACCGGCGGCGCCCCCGTGGACGGCTGGATCTGGGCCAGCCTCGCGCTGTGGGCGGCCGGTGCCCTGGTGGCCGCCGCCCGCTGGTTCCGCTGGGAGTGA
- a CDS encoding acyltransferase family protein translates to MADGKKAGRDRYFDTLRAVAIIRVVLFHAYPVAAFELIFPSMGVMFALGGSLMVKSLDRNAPRAVRNRLRRLLPALWVMGLIAVPVMIHHGWPDRPSWPRLLLWAFPIADPPSSEFGYPAAGVLWYLVTYLWLVLLSPVLLKLYRRWNLPTVLLPLVALMLLMAYPDIVGATVFWVLLNVLGFGSCWVLGMAHREGDLARLRTPVVLGIAVVCVAGALTWAYTHPGEHGVNMADLPVAYAVYSIGFVLALLRWAPRMDWLTRARPVDSFVSMVNNRAVTIYLWHNVAITVAVALIVPLRLWEIPNETLQYLADFAIAMAMLVVCVLSLGWVEDLAARRRPRISPFVRRRRTRRATPVAVPPVVA, encoded by the coding sequence GTGGCGGACGGTAAGAAAGCCGGCCGAGACAGGTACTTCGACACTCTCCGTGCAGTTGCCATCATCCGGGTCGTTCTGTTCCACGCCTATCCGGTCGCCGCGTTCGAGCTGATCTTCCCGTCCATGGGGGTGATGTTCGCGCTCGGCGGCTCGCTCATGGTCAAGTCCCTCGACCGCAACGCACCCCGGGCCGTACGTAACCGTCTGCGCCGCCTTTTACCAGCACTGTGGGTGATGGGACTCATCGCCGTGCCGGTCATGATCCACCACGGCTGGCCGGACCGCCCGTCCTGGCCGCGCCTGCTGCTGTGGGCGTTCCCCATCGCCGACCCGCCGTCCAGCGAGTTCGGCTACCCCGCCGCCGGCGTCCTCTGGTACCTGGTCACCTACCTGTGGCTGGTGCTGCTCTCGCCGGTGCTGCTCAAGCTCTACCGCCGCTGGAACCTGCCCACCGTGCTGCTGCCGCTGGTCGCGCTCATGCTGCTGATGGCGTACCCGGACATCGTCGGCGCGACGGTCTTCTGGGTGCTGCTGAACGTCCTCGGGTTCGGCTCCTGCTGGGTGCTCGGCATGGCGCACCGCGAGGGTGACCTGGCCCGGCTGCGTACCCCCGTCGTCCTGGGCATCGCCGTGGTCTGCGTGGCGGGCGCGCTGACCTGGGCGTACACCCACCCGGGCGAGCACGGCGTCAACATGGCCGACCTGCCCGTGGCGTACGCGGTCTACTCCATCGGCTTCGTCCTGGCGCTGCTGCGCTGGGCGCCGCGGATGGACTGGCTGACCCGCGCCCGCCCGGTGGACAGCTTCGTGTCCATGGTGAACAACCGCGCGGTCACCATCTATCTGTGGCACAACGTCGCCATCACCGTCGCGGTCGCCCTGATCGTCCCGCTCAGGCTCTGGGAGATCCCGAACGAGACGCTGCAGTATCTGGCAGACTTCGCGATCGCCATGGCCATGCTCGTGGTCTGTGTGCTCTCGCTCGGCTGGGTGGAGGACCTCGCCGCGCGTCGCCGTCCCCGCATCTCGCCGTTCGTGCGGCGGCGGCGTACCCGGCGTGCGACGCCGGTCGCCGTGCCGCCCGTCGTGGCCTGA
- a CDS encoding ABC transporter substrate-binding protein, protein MGFTRRAAVAVVGVAALLTASACGGSDSDGGTGSKNVEVFTWWADGGEKAGLDGLVGVFGTACAGQTFQNGAVAGGAGANAKSVLASRLQQNDPPDTFQAHAGAELLDYINAGQVEDISADYDGWGLKQAFPAGLIGNLTVDGKIYSVPANIHRANVVWSNKKVLSGAGITADPKDLTEFFAALDKLKAKGVKAPLALGKDWTQLMLFESVLISDLGAEKFTGLWQGKTDWNDASVTKAIADFQRLQTYSNSDRDALDWTDAEKLVMDGKAGYQLMGDWEAADLDAKGFKDYGWFTFPGNGTTFQWLADSFVLPKGAKNPDGTKCWLKTVGSADGQKAFNTKKGSIPARTDANPADYPKYQQSAMADWKSATQVPSCAHGSACSQGWQQAANSALGAFSTNQDAAALQKALAAAAQQYAGK, encoded by the coding sequence ATGGGCTTTACGCGACGGGCCGCGGTGGCCGTAGTGGGCGTCGCCGCCCTACTCACGGCATCCGCGTGCGGAGGCAGCGACAGCGACGGCGGCACCGGATCCAAGAACGTCGAAGTGTTCACCTGGTGGGCGGACGGGGGCGAGAAGGCCGGACTCGACGGCCTCGTCGGCGTCTTCGGCACCGCCTGTGCGGGCCAGACCTTCCAGAACGGCGCGGTGGCCGGCGGCGCCGGCGCCAACGCCAAGTCCGTGCTTGCGTCCCGCCTGCAGCAGAACGACCCGCCGGACACGTTCCAGGCACACGCGGGCGCCGAGCTGCTCGACTACATCAACGCGGGCCAGGTCGAGGACATCAGCGCCGACTACGACGGCTGGGGCCTGAAGCAGGCGTTCCCGGCGGGCCTGATCGGCAACCTCACCGTCGACGGCAAGATCTACTCGGTGCCGGCGAACATCCACCGCGCCAACGTCGTGTGGAGCAACAAGAAGGTGCTCTCCGGCGCCGGCATCACCGCCGACCCCAAGGACCTCACCGAGTTCTTCGCCGCCCTCGACAAGCTCAAGGCCAAGGGCGTCAAGGCGCCGCTGGCGCTCGGCAAGGACTGGACGCAGCTCATGCTGTTCGAATCCGTGCTGATCTCGGACCTCGGCGCGGAGAAGTTCACCGGCCTGTGGCAGGGCAAGACGGACTGGAACGACGCCAGCGTCACCAAGGCCATCGCCGACTTCCAGCGGCTGCAGACCTACTCCAACAGCGACCGGGACGCCCTCGACTGGACCGACGCCGAGAAGCTGGTGATGGACGGCAAGGCCGGCTACCAGCTGATGGGCGACTGGGAGGCCGCCGACCTCGACGCCAAGGGCTTCAAGGACTACGGCTGGTTCACCTTCCCGGGCAACGGCACCACCTTCCAGTGGCTGGCCGACTCGTTCGTGCTGCCCAAGGGCGCCAAGAACCCCGACGGCACCAAGTGCTGGCTGAAGACGGTCGGCAGCGCGGACGGGCAGAAGGCCTTCAACACCAAGAAGGGCTCCATCCCGGCCCGGACCGACGCCAACCCGGCGGACTACCCGAAGTACCAGCAGTCCGCCATGGCCGACTGGAAGTCCGCCACCCAGGTACCGTCCTGCGCCCACGGCTCCGCCTGCTCGCAGGGCTGGCAGCAGGCGGCCAACTCGGCGCTCGGCGCCTTCTCCACCAACCAGGACGCCGCCGCACTGCAGAAGGCGCTCGCCGCCGCGGCGCAGCAGTACGCCGGCAAGTAA
- a CDS encoding LacI family DNA-binding transcriptional regulator encodes MSAPGSADGQAVRRPTLTQVAALAGVSLKTASRALNGEPNVAETTGERVRAAADQLGYRLNGIARELRRGATSALVGLISGDLTNPFYSAVASGIERELRQHGLQLVTANNDEDAERERALVDAFLERRVRALLIVPSGTDHGYLAIEGTRGVPFVFLDRPPVGMAADTVVIDNHGGARAAALHLLAGGHRRVALVADLARMAPQRGRIDGFVEAMAEAGNDEWRPYLRTDVHDVRQAERTVRELLATDPAPTAVFTTNNRLTTGALRALRGHPRPPALIGFDDFDLADVVGTTVVAHDAMALGRSAARLAQERIGGHEGPARTIVVATSVIARGSGERPPN; translated from the coding sequence ATGTCCGCACCCGGGTCCGCCGACGGGCAGGCCGTACGGCGGCCGACCCTGACCCAGGTGGCCGCGCTCGCCGGCGTCAGCCTGAAGACCGCGTCCCGGGCGCTCAACGGTGAACCGAACGTCGCCGAGACCACCGGCGAGCGGGTACGCGCCGCCGCCGACCAGCTCGGCTACCGGCTCAACGGCATCGCCCGTGAGTTGCGCCGGGGCGCCACGTCGGCGCTCGTGGGCCTGATCAGCGGCGACCTCACCAACCCGTTCTACTCGGCGGTGGCCAGCGGCATCGAACGCGAGCTGCGCCAGCACGGCCTGCAGCTCGTGACCGCCAACAACGACGAGGACGCCGAACGCGAACGCGCCCTCGTCGACGCGTTCCTGGAACGCCGGGTGCGGGCGCTGCTGATCGTGCCCAGCGGCACCGACCACGGGTACCTGGCGATCGAGGGCACCCGCGGGGTGCCGTTCGTCTTCCTCGACCGGCCGCCGGTCGGCATGGCCGCCGACACCGTGGTCATCGACAACCACGGTGGCGCCCGCGCCGCCGCGCTGCACCTGCTGGCCGGTGGTCACCGGCGGGTCGCGCTGGTCGCCGACCTGGCCCGGATGGCGCCGCAGCGGGGACGCATCGACGGCTTCGTCGAGGCGATGGCGGAGGCCGGCAACGACGAGTGGCGGCCGTATCTGCGCACGGATGTGCACGACGTACGGCAGGCGGAGCGCACGGTCCGCGAGCTGCTGGCGACGGACCCGGCGCCGACCGCGGTGTTCACCACGAACAACCGGCTGACCACGGGTGCGCTGCGGGCGTTGCGGGGGCATCCGCGCCCGCCGGCGCTGATCGGTTTCGACGACTTCGACCTGGCCGATGTGGTCGGTACGACCGTGGTCGCCCACGACGCGATGGCGCTGGGCCGCTCGGCGGCCCGGCTGGCGCAGGAGCGCATCGGCGGGCACGAGGGCCCGGCCCGCACGATCGTCGTCGCGACGTCGGTGATCGCCCGCGGTTCCGGCGAGCGCCCCCCGAACTGA
- a CDS encoding ABC transporter ATP-binding protein — MGDEDAVVVRDLVIRYGTRTAVGGVSLAVARGAVLALLGNNGAGKTSLLQVCEGFRSPDAGTVRVLGLDPVADHDALMPRLGIMLQSGGMYPWATAGEILQLFASFAARPLDTGMLLDRLGLRRVARTTFRRLSGGEQQRLALAVALVGRPELVFLDEPTAGMDTEARHTTWGLVEELRADGVTVLLTTHLLDEAERLADHVVIMRSGVVAATGTPAELTAAAGIDLLQVRADPGLPVGDLAARLDGVTVTEASPGEYALAGPLHTDALARVLAWFAAQGAQVTSVDTRRRTLEDVYLALTAGASR, encoded by the coding sequence ATGGGCGACGAAGACGCCGTGGTGGTGCGGGATCTGGTGATCCGGTACGGCACCCGCACCGCGGTCGGCGGGGTGTCGCTGGCCGTCGCGCGTGGCGCGGTGCTGGCGCTGCTCGGCAACAACGGCGCCGGCAAGACCAGCCTGCTGCAGGTGTGCGAGGGCTTCCGCAGCCCGGACGCGGGCACCGTGCGCGTGCTCGGGCTGGACCCCGTCGCCGACCACGACGCGCTCATGCCCCGGCTCGGCATCATGCTGCAGTCCGGCGGGATGTACCCCTGGGCCACCGCGGGCGAGATCCTCCAGCTGTTCGCCTCCTTCGCGGCGCGGCCGCTGGACACCGGGATGCTGCTGGACCGGCTGGGCCTGCGCCGGGTGGCCCGTACGACGTTCCGGCGCCTCTCCGGCGGCGAACAGCAGCGCCTGGCCCTCGCGGTCGCCCTGGTGGGTCGCCCCGAGCTGGTCTTCCTGGACGAGCCGACCGCGGGCATGGACACCGAGGCCCGGCACACCACGTGGGGGCTGGTCGAGGAGCTGCGCGCGGACGGCGTCACGGTCCTGCTCACCACGCACCTGCTCGACGAGGCCGAACGGCTCGCCGACCACGTCGTGATCATGCGGTCGGGGGTGGTCGCCGCCACGGGCACCCCGGCCGAGCTCACCGCCGCCGCCGGCATCGACCTGCTGCAGGTCCGCGCCGACCCCGGGCTGCCGGTCGGCGACCTGGCCGCCCGGCTGGACGGCGTCACGGTCACCGAAGCCTCGCCCGGTGAGTACGCGCTCGCCGGCCCGCTGCACACCGACGCCCTGGCGCGGGTGCTGGCCTGGTTCGCCGCGCAGGGCGCCCAGGTGACCAGCGTCGACACCCGGCGGCGCACGCTCGAAGACGTCTACCTGGCCCTCACGGCCGGGGCCAGCCGGTGA
- a CDS encoding carbohydrate ABC transporter permease, giving the protein MTATTTTRSAAEPVSTAPRAARSGTPRTVAGRAVKYALVLFFLFIVLMPAYVLIVTSFKSGSEIGVTGQWNLPEHWTTASWAKAWRSLQPSFVRTFELAIPVAVISSLIGAANGFVLSRWRFPGADLVFTLILFGMFIPYQAVMIPLREIVTTIGIPPGIPTLVFVHCVYGIPICTLIFRNYYATTVPEELIEAGRVDGAGLLRTFWSLILPISIPGFVVTVIWQFTSAWNDYLFAIFLSNTRNGPITIALNALAGAQSPDYAASMAGALITSLPTLIVYVLLGRWFIGGLMAGSVKS; this is encoded by the coding sequence ATGACCGCCACCACGACGACCCGGTCGGCGGCCGAGCCGGTGTCCACGGCCCCGCGCGCCGCGCGCTCCGGCACGCCCCGCACGGTCGCGGGCCGCGCGGTGAAGTACGCACTCGTGCTCTTCTTCCTGTTCATCGTGCTGATGCCCGCGTACGTGCTGATCGTGACGAGCTTCAAGTCCGGCTCCGAGATCGGGGTGACCGGCCAGTGGAACCTGCCCGAGCACTGGACGACCGCGTCCTGGGCCAAGGCGTGGCGGTCACTGCAGCCGTCGTTCGTCCGTACCTTCGAACTGGCCATCCCGGTCGCGGTGATCTCCTCGCTCATCGGCGCGGCCAACGGCTTCGTGCTCTCGCGCTGGCGCTTCCCCGGCGCCGACCTGGTGTTCACGCTGATCCTGTTCGGCATGTTCATCCCCTACCAGGCCGTCATGATCCCGCTGCGGGAGATCGTCACGACGATCGGCATCCCGCCGGGCATCCCCACCCTGGTATTCGTGCACTGCGTCTACGGCATCCCGATCTGCACGCTGATCTTCCGGAACTACTACGCCACGACCGTCCCGGAGGAGCTGATCGAGGCGGGCCGGGTGGACGGGGCGGGGTTGCTGCGCACGTTCTGGTCGCTGATCCTGCCGATCTCGATCCCCGGCTTCGTGGTGACGGTCATCTGGCAGTTCACCTCGGCCTGGAACGACTACCTCTTCGCTATCTTCCTGTCCAACACCCGCAACGGCCCGATCACGATCGCGCTCAATGCGCTGGCGGGCGCCCAGTCGCCGGACTACGCGGCGTCGATGGCGGGCGCGCTCATCACGTCGCTGCCCACGCTCATCGTGTACGTGCTGCTCGGCCGCTGGTTCATCGGGGGCCTCATGGCGGGTTCCGTCAAGAGCTGA
- the rnhA gene encoding ribonuclease HI translates to MTDNSAVVEIYTDGACVPNPGPGGWGAVLRYGTAEKDLCGGEATPTTNNRMELTAPIRALESLTRAPLTVLLYTDSIYVRDGITKWLPRWRANGWLTSARQPVKNVDLWQLLDAAVRRHDVRWHWVKGHNGHPENERADRLAARGLQEALSAARASAG, encoded by the coding sequence GTGACCGACAACAGCGCCGTGGTGGAGATCTACACCGATGGGGCGTGCGTCCCGAATCCAGGCCCGGGCGGGTGGGGTGCCGTGCTGCGCTACGGCACCGCCGAGAAGGACCTGTGCGGCGGCGAGGCCACCCCCACCACGAACAACCGGATGGAGCTGACGGCCCCGATCCGGGCGCTGGAGAGCCTGACCCGGGCGCCGCTGACCGTCCTGCTGTACACCGACAGCATCTACGTCCGCGACGGCATCACGAAGTGGTTGCCGCGGTGGCGGGCCAACGGCTGGCTGACGTCCGCCCGGCAGCCGGTCAAGAACGTCGACCTGTGGCAGCTGCTGGACGCGGCCGTGCGGCGCCACGACGTGCGGTGGCACTGGGTGAAGGGCCACAACGGCCACCCGGAGAACGAGCGCGCCGACCGCCTCGCCGCCCGCGGCCTGCAGGAGGCTCTCAGCGCGGCACGCGCAAGCGCCGGCTGA
- a CDS encoding phosphatase PAP2 family protein translates to MYFAAALAVLLPAVAGPALACGPGRRWPRSGLAGRVRAALSALVATIGRPATAVAFLLAWSAAVVAVFWPLGELAHRLEPTVDVPVHAWVSTRLDPSFARLNWAYTALGDRAPLKVVTIVGALVFAALWRRRFWIPLVAILAQFPLEQYVQAVLAGMVDRGHPPTGLGTYPSGGIARIVMTFGALALFAALTFRLGRRARVGLGTAVLVMAVAEGYTRMYVQKHWLTDVIAGLLFGPALFLGWAVAVLVLVGPAARPRPGTGDARPAGGEASSAPGTVISSALVAAGAPGPGAAR, encoded by the coding sequence ATGTACTTCGCGGCCGCGCTGGCGGTGCTGCTACCCGCGGTCGCGGGACCGGCGCTGGCGTGCGGGCCGGGCCGGCGCTGGCCGCGCAGTGGGCTCGCGGGCCGGGTCCGCGCCGCGCTGTCCGCCCTGGTGGCCACGATCGGGCGCCCCGCCACCGCGGTGGCGTTCCTGCTGGCCTGGTCGGCCGCCGTGGTGGCGGTGTTCTGGCCACTCGGTGAGCTGGCGCACCGGCTGGAGCCCACGGTCGACGTGCCGGTGCACGCGTGGGTGAGCACCCGTCTCGACCCGTCGTTCGCGCGGCTGAACTGGGCGTACACGGCGCTGGGTGACCGGGCCCCGCTCAAGGTGGTCACCATCGTCGGCGCCCTGGTCTTCGCGGCGCTGTGGCGGCGCCGGTTCTGGATCCCGCTGGTCGCGATCCTCGCCCAGTTCCCGCTGGAGCAGTACGTGCAGGCCGTGCTCGCGGGCATGGTGGACCGGGGGCACCCGCCGACCGGGCTGGGCACGTACCCGTCGGGCGGGATCGCCCGGATCGTGATGACCTTCGGGGCGCTGGCCCTGTTCGCGGCGCTGACCTTCCGGCTCGGCCGCCGGGCCCGCGTCGGCCTGGGCACGGCCGTGCTGGTGATGGCGGTCGCCGAGGGCTACACCCGGATGTACGTGCAGAAGCACTGGCTCACCGACGTGATCGCGGGTCTCCTGTTCGGACCGGCGCTGTTCCTCGGCTGGGCGGTCGCGGTTCTCGTCCTCGTGGGCCCGGCGGCCCGTCCACGGCCCGGAACCGGCGATGCCCGGCCGGCAGGTGGCGAGGCTTCGTCCGCGCCGGGCACCGTCATCTCGTCGGCGCTGGTCGCCGCGGGCGC
- a CDS encoding carbohydrate ABC transporter permease, protein MRRLRHWGPGLLLLSPSLILLAVFVYGLIAWTTKVSVSDEHNARGSKGFVGLDNYVNLFTNDINDRFLHSLKNLLIFTVVFMAGTMVMGLLWAFLLERGVRGEGFVRTVYLFPMAVSFVASGVVWRWLMNPGTGEDAGGLNAVFGALHLEFLQNTWWTNPNWGMAAMAMPAIWQLSGYVMALFLAGFRGIPQELREAAAMDGASTYRLYRNVIFPQLTPVALSALIIVGHMSMKMFDLIMSVSGAQWLTEVPAVYVWQALLTSDYAKAAAISIILLLLVAMVIVPYLIWTNRTEQRS, encoded by the coding sequence ATGCGCCGACTCCGGCATTGGGGACCGGGCCTGCTGCTGCTCTCCCCCTCACTGATCCTGCTCGCCGTTTTCGTGTACGGGCTGATCGCCTGGACCACGAAGGTCTCCGTCTCCGACGAGCACAACGCCCGCGGCTCCAAGGGTTTCGTCGGGCTCGACAACTACGTCAACCTGTTCACCAACGACATCAACGACCGGTTCCTGCACTCGCTGAAGAACCTGCTGATCTTCACGGTCGTGTTCATGGCCGGCACGATGGTGATGGGCCTGCTCTGGGCGTTCCTGCTGGAGCGCGGGGTCCGCGGTGAGGGCTTCGTCCGTACGGTCTACCTGTTCCCGATGGCGGTGTCGTTCGTCGCCTCCGGGGTGGTCTGGCGCTGGCTGATGAACCCCGGCACGGGCGAGGACGCGGGCGGGCTCAACGCCGTCTTCGGCGCCCTGCACCTGGAGTTCCTGCAGAACACGTGGTGGACGAACCCGAACTGGGGCATGGCCGCCATGGCGATGCCGGCCATCTGGCAGCTCTCCGGGTACGTGATGGCGCTGTTCCTGGCCGGCTTCCGGGGCATCCCGCAGGAACTGCGCGAGGCCGCCGCCATGGACGGGGCCAGCACCTACCGGCTGTACCGCAACGTCATCTTCCCGCAGCTCACCCCGGTCGCGCTCTCCGCGCTGATCATCGTGGGGCACATGTCGATGAAGATGTTCGACCTGATCATGAGCGTGTCCGGCGCCCAGTGGCTCACCGAGGTGCCCGCGGTCTACGTCTGGCAGGCGCTGCTGACCAGCGACTACGCCAAGGCGGCCGCGATCTCGATCATCCTGCTGCTGCTCGTCGCGATGGTCATCGTCCCGTACCTGATCTGGACCAACCGGACGGAGCAGCGCTCATGA